TATggcaagaactacaaaaaaaactatGTGCATCTCAGTTACAGGGGTTAATTTATGGAATTGTTTGGacaattaattaaaaagttgCACTTCAATTAAAGTattcaaaaaaatgtacaaattaaaaattctagaaaaatatagagcaatagtataactgttactatgacaactgaactgaacattaatgaacatagtataaactttgtctattacataatataaattatgtaataagaaaacaaaatagtaataataataataatgatatgttgatgattaaaaatatcaacatatcattattattattatgatatgttgatgattaaaaataacacctaTGATCATGATAATAACTACTGGACtactaatgattattatatatatataaatataaaccccATAACCATAtgaatatcaaaacaaatgtatgcataaataaatgcataaataagcCAATGACTTTCAGTCACAATTGGACGGATTCTGTGTGCGTGACTgtgacattgttttgtttgtttttctgtgtgtctgaataaactaactaactatctACACTGAATGTAGTTAACTACAACAAGgcaattttgttttcatttaatacaccatagtccatagtggtggtaagctactattgtataGTTCCATCCAGCACtcactcacaccacattcagTCAGCGCTTTGAGAGGCCTATACAAGCCTGTGGAGCATACTAGAAGTGTgaggcattattattactattggcAAGGTGGTTGAAATGCCTTGCCTATGGTACAACAATATGCACTagactagagccactgctgcccaactacggcacctggtattcccaacgGTCTTATaccagtactaaccaggccctgcTTAGCTTTTAAACTATTATAACAAAAAGTACCAGTGGAGAACCATGCCCATGTGACCTTTGCTCTCTCAAAGATGTACTGTTATACTATGGTAAGTGTATCAGTATTGAATGACATAATTTTAGAATTTCCTCTATAGAGCCCCAAACTTACACAACTGATCTTTTGGCAATCTGGTCAGTCTAAAGTCAACAATAAATGATAAAGTATTTATTACGGGCCCAGTACAATTCAGACCATTCAATAATAATTATCGCGGTAGTGAGCAGTGTAAATGGTACCTGTTCGCGGAGCTGCCTGTCCCTACCGTCCCTCACTGTGGTCAGGTAGTTGACAGCAGCATATTCCAGAACAGACAGGAAGACAAAGACGAAGCTGGTCCACAGATAGATGTCCACAGCTTTGATGTAGGACACTCTGGGCATGGAGGCGTTGACCCCAGTGATGATGGTGGACATGGTCAGGACCGTTGTGATTCCTGCGCACAATTTTATTTTGGCTCACTCCAAACATTTAATGCTATAACTAAATGTGTTCATAGGCACAGTTTAGCTCTCTGATACATGCTCACAGGTATCAGAGAGCTTAGAAACAGGTTCAGTCATCTAGGCTCATAACGCCGTGTGTGTTGCATGTAATCTACTGTGAACCAATTTACATGCTGACCTAAAGAGACCCTGGCAGGGACCGCCCGACGGTCAATCCAGAAGGACACCCAGGACAGCATGACCATGAGAGTGGCAGGGAAATAGGTCTGCagcaggaagaagaagatgtGGCGCCGCAGAGTGAAGTTGATGTACAGACGGTTGTACCAGCCTGGACACAGGCACGCATTTGTTATTAACCCTGTCACATGATTTGACTTGACAGAATTTCAGTTTTGtctagatttattttaaatacaatatagTTCTACACCTGAATGCAGGTACTGTGTCTTGTGGAGAACAAAATGTGCCTGTACCTGTGCTGCTGTAGAAGGCCAGGCGTGATGTGGTGTGGAACTTCTGAATGAGGAACTGGGACAGAGAGATACGCTCATCTGTGCTCAGAGACTCATCACCACTTTTCCAGTAGAGCATCAGGTCCTCATCTGTGTATGCATCTGCAACACCACCATGTCCACAATATACAGCTATCAAGAACCGCAAACATTCAGTCACCTGACAACACACTCATGAACTCATGAACTCAACTGGTGGCTTAATACCTCTACCAAACGTGAACAGTTAAGCATTAACATTAATAGTTGAACTTTACCAAGGAAGGACACACTCCTTTCTGGAGCTTTCAGGAGGCAGTGGTGCTTCCCAGATGACTAAGGCCTGTGttgattcattcatgtttgaggtGAATACAGCAGAACCACACTTACAGCTCTCCAGCTCCAACGTGCATGTCTGCGAGTCCAGGGGGAAGCGGCTCAAGTCCATGTTACAGGCAGCAGTCACTGTCACCCTGAGGGACACCACACAGACAATTATTGCAtactttttaatcaatatcagaATAGTTTATTTTCTGCCCTTTTCAGATAAACCAATATTTAGGAACAGTGCCTATGATATAATAAACAGTTGAATGTGTGGttatacattatttatatgtaCATTGGCAATGTGAACGCAATAGTAGATGTTCTGACCGGAGGCTGTAGAGCACCTGTCCATCAGGATACACCCTCAGCATAATGTTGTCTGTTGTGGTGTCATGAATGAAGGATCTCTTAGAGTGCACAAAGAATACATCTGGAACCCAGATCTTCTTTACCAGTCGCCCATCAAATGTCATGCTCTTATTGATGGAGCTCGGAAAGGACAAGCGCTCATCCCTCCAATAGTGTCTCAGATACAGCGTCATGGTAAAAtcctcaaaaaataaatacatacaaatgacAGCTTGCCACATACTCAAAAGGCAATTTGGATGAAGTGTCAATTCAATTGAACACATAGCATACAGACTCACCATGTCGACCTCAGAGATGCTGTCCAAGCTCTCTACTTGGACATCCACTCCCACTGGCACCGCAGGGCCTGTTCTCACATCCAGGACATAATGTTCACACAAAACCACCAGAGAAATGCAATATGCAATATGCATATTCATGTGACTGATGAGCCTTTACTGCTTTGATTATTTGTGTAATGTGGCACAATAAATCCAAGTAGGAAATGCATTTTTACCATGGCCCTCCTCTGACTCCCAGGAGCTTTACACTTTTGGCCCATAGTTTCCATCAGTCCTTGACTAAAAACTAAGTTTAGGCCATAATATATAAATTACAAGTTAAATATAGTTTGGTTAAGTTCAGAAATATTGTGACTGTTTCTGCACCACAGCTCCAATCACAATTGCCACTGGCACGGTAATCGGCAGTGGCACTTGAGTGGGCGGCTACAAATGGAGCATGCAGTAAGAGCACAGTGCCCGAGTCTCTAGATGACCCTGTaaccacagagcacacacactgtGAATATTAAACCTGAAAGATCACTAAGGATAcagcctctgctgagaaggtgctGCATCTTCCCTTCCCATCTCTCTGGAATTTAAGGTCATACTCCTAGCTTAACTCTCCATGGAGTCGGATCTGGTTTCTTTGACCAGTTTTTGTTAAGCAGAAGGCAACAATCAAATTGAATCAGAATCTCCAATCATAAGAACTATGACTATCTGTCACTGTATTTTGAACTTTTTATTATCCACATGTCATCCCcttattatattacatttctgtctaaacatttgacaacatttgagtttcaGAAAATTCCTCACGTTAGTGTTTAGTTTCGGTGGAGAGTTGATTTCATCAGAGTTGGCTCCTGCCTCTTCACAGCACAGCAGATTCAGATACACTAAGGCATCTCAAAACAATAACTGACGAGAAAACACAGCAGCTCTCAGCTGCTTCCACCTGGGAGTGTAGAGCTGCACCATGTGGGGCAGGGCAGCCCCTCCAGAGTGAACACATACAGAGCTCTAATGGTGGCTCAGAGCGGTGCCTACAAACCTAAAGGACCACGGTTTTGATGGATTACACTTACACACGCAGGTAGATCTACTCTCAAGTGTGATCATCTATTAAGACATCTGTCAGTCTCAGGCCTGCTACATCTACACAGTTATGGAGCAGCACTGTGTAGaatacatttaactaaatacTATATGACAACGGGGATTAATGGACCAAATGAGAAAGTAAAGTGTGTGGATTTTGAGTAAGCACCTGCAAAGGCCGGTCTCAGGGTGAAGTCGTGCTCATCGATACTCAGCAGGTGGCTACTCTTCTCACTGCGCATTTTTGTCCCATCTAACACTTTCTTGGACAGAGGTCTGAAGAGGGCAGAGATAGAGTTAAGAATGCATACCCTTAAgataaaaaatactgtacaaGAGATGATGTACATCCCTGTACAGAGTTTAAGTATGCCATGACCTAGGACACAACTTTCTCATCTAGTTACTGAAACTAACATCCTGGTGGCCTATATACATGGCTTTTGATGAGATTCCCCATGGGATTCTAGAGCTCATGATAAAAACATCTGATCAGAAACAAATATGGGagagctgttttttatttttttgttgttttttttcctctggctTTTGACACTGTTCTAGATCGCTCAGGGACAAGACAGTAAAGGGAGACTTCATCTCCTGCTTTATCCTTCGACCAACTAAATGAGCATCTTATTTTGCCCTGGTAAAGTTTGGATCAATTGATTCGGTGCTTATCATGACTGACTTGCTCAAATTCACTTATgaagtgtttatttgtttagttttgttaaGAGAGCGACTCGCGAGGGAGAAACGCTCGTCGAAAAGCCCAAAGTGCGCACATACTGTGTACCTTCATTCACATCTTTATTCACGACTAACACGATCAAGAAAACGCTTTATCAGCTTTTCGTCGTGTCTTCGGGTGTAGACCATCATAggtttctttaaaaaacaaacatggtctAATGGAATAATAATACTTACGACCCGAGTTTGGGGCTTTCAGAGGACGCAGACCAACGCTTGTTTCTGCCCCAGTCTCTTCTTCCATGCGCAGCCTGGGCCACAAGCAGAACCAGAATCAGCGGTACGAGGGCGGCGTAGGGCGACATCACAAAGTCCAAATCCTGTAACGAGGAGAGCACACAGAGCCACACGAGACATGTTCCAGCCGCTGGAAGTGTGAGCCAGCATCACTAAGACTCACTGCACGCAGAGGAGGGCAGCCGTAGCTGATTGgtctcctgactcctcctcgTGAGCAGCATCAGCACCAACACTTGACACAACCGCGACAGCTGGAACGTATGGGGATTGACTAGGGCCAAAGAGTCCAGCGCAGGCTCTGACAAGGGAGTTAAGTCAGGACACAAACGTGAGCAATGAGTGTGACTGAGCACTGCCCTTCACTGTTAACACCCCTGGGATATTAAGCAGTAAAACAGTCCTTGGTGTCTCCATTTTggactaatatatatatatatatatatatatatatatatatatatatatatatatatacacacacacacacacacgtggaccaaattgttggtacccttcggttgaagaaaaacacacaatggtcacagaaataactttgaaattttattttttattacttttgtcagattccaTGAAACGTAACCAATGAAAGTTAGACATTGCAATCTcctttttttataatttattttcaacaatggtgtcctccttggtcgtcttCCATTAattccactttggctcaaacaacgacggatggtgcgatctgacaccGATGTTCCTTGGGCTTGAAGTTCACTTTTAATCTCTTCCGAAGTTTTTCTGGgatcttttgttaccattcgtattatctatctctttgatttgtcatcaattttcctcctgcggccacgtccagggaggttggctacagtcccatggatcttaaatctTAGAGCTGCTtagagatggtcttatagcttttacctttaacatgcttgtctataattttctttctaatctcctgagacaaccctttcctttgcttcctctggtccacgttgagtgtggtacacaccatgtcactaaacagcacagtgacgatctgtagccctatatataggcccactgactgattacaagattgtagacacctgtgatacTAATTACTGGCCACACCTcagattaacatgtccctttggtcacattattttcagtcttttctaggggtaccatcatttttgtccaggcctgttttatgagtgtatttttttttaaataattctgttaaaGTCTGGATAAATAGCAGTCTGACTTtcattaattaaatttcatagattttttattcattattacttttgtcagattcaagttatttctgtgactattgagttttttttcattaacccAAGGGTACCAAAAATGTTGTCCACGTGTCTATATATTATAAGCACAATCACACTGCATGTTTATTATGTGATATACCTGAATTTTGAATGTGCTACAGCGGTAAATGTGTATATTATtgcaaaaacaagcaaataacagttttttgttcatttattataAGTTCTTCTGTAGCAGTAGAACCATCAGAGTTCCACACACCACTGCTAGACTGAGGTTCTCACAGTGACAATGTCAgggtttaaacacacagaaagtATGTATTTTTTCCTCTACTTAATCTAGCTGGTCCCCGCTTTCTGTTTCTCATGTAAAGTTCTGTCAAATGTCAGAATATTTATCATTAAAAAGTTTAGTTGGACATGAATTACTCCAAAACCAATGTTCATTTGGTTAAAATGATGAACGGTACATTTGTAAAATACAATTTTGATGCAACAGAAAGGTGAATGATAGGAGCATAAAAGAAGCTAAAAAGTCCCACAGAACCATTTCACCAGCTGTTAATCAATCACTTTTAATTAACTAAAGGTCAAAGAGCACTGTATTAAAAGAGCTGCGTGGAGCTTCAGTTCATAtaaatttttaaagttcataaaataaatgttgaccCATCTGAGTCAAAGGGGCATTGTCACAGGTCCAAATCCAGCCTGTAGTCCTGAGCCAAGTAGATCCTGCGGAAGATGAGAGTGGCCAGGGCCAAAGTGAGCAGCACAATGAGCACAGCAGAACCTGTGTGGCTGTCAGGAGCCTGGCGAGGACCAGTGAAGGCTGCGCGGCTGGGCTCTCTCTGGGCCTGACGACTATGCTGCTGCTGACGCCTCTGCCGGGGGCTCAGGGGCCTCCCAAGGGGTGCTGCTGATGGCTCCACCTGGGAACAAAAACACCATACAATTTATCGATTGCCCACTAACCATCAGCTGCAGGCGggggaaaaaacagaaaattttATTCAACACAGTATTCCGTATTTTGCCCCCTCAACACAGCAGTAACATTAGCAAGATAATCTGCTGGCAGATCGTATCAGTACTATTGCTGAGAGTGTCAGGCGTGGACCACTAAACAAGAGATGTGTCCTGCCAAAATATGAGGTGGTGTGGAGCAAATTGAGGGCGTGGTGTGGCGCATTCAGTGAATTGCCAGAATcgttaaaataaatatcaaactagtccactgaaaaacataatcTGTAACACACTTAAGTCATTAATCAGAGGAGGACCATCTTGTCCCCCGCTGTAAAGCACACTTTCGCTTGGCTGCAAACTTTGACTCATTTTTAAGCAGCAATTACCTACACTGGCAGTTATTTTAAATGCCACAGTTACAGATTGGTTCAGATCACCGTATATGCACTTGTACAACCCCATTCCAGCCACCAGTGGCTTCTTTACGGCAGTGTTAACAATGTGTAGATAACTGGACACCATGCCCCCTTGTTAATGCTACTCCTCTGTTAAGACCGGGGCAAGATATGGCCCTATATCTATTGTCAAGAGCCTAATTGTCGCCTACCTTAGTCAGTTGCTAAGCTTCACATATTGCCTTCAACCTGAAACTTGAAAGTAGTATTGCAACAGTTTTTGTCTctttgtatttatgtaattttcaactaacaaatattttgagttatattgtaattttgtaaatTCTTAAGATTTAATCacagaacagatttttttatttaggcaTATAACATTTAGATAGAAACTCTTTTGTAACCCTTGGAATTGTTTGAACTATTCTTATTGGACTTAGCTATACATTGAAACAGTGCTGAGATAATAAAAAATTACCTGCTCTGGGTGGGGCACCTCAGACTCAGGAGGCAATGTCACAGGCTCACTCTCGGGTGCTGCAGATTCAGGCAGAACAGCCACAGGTTCAGGGAGGTCCATTACAGCCAGAGCAGGTGGATTATCCTCACTAGCCTGTCTGGACACGTTTGCCTCAGCCTGGAGGGACACATCAAAGCACTTCAGGTGTTACCATTGGTACAATTATCAAGAAATATTACATTGGTCTTTGCTACCAATTTACCAGTATTCCACTGAAACCTTCTTTACATAGCATCATAGCATTCACATTAGTTACTGACTACTGCACAGCAAGGTCCAAGGCAAGTATGCAATAATTTCAATGAGAAAGGCACATTTAATGAAGGCCTGCGTCTGACTCCTGTGACTCGGTGAGACTATATAGGCTTTACCTTGAAGCTGATTTGCTGAGCCAGTTCTTGAGCCTTTTGGACCTCAGGGCTGCGGCTGCTGTTAGGAGAGACAGTCAGGAGTACAGAGCGCATGGAGCAGCCGCACGCCTCACAGCAGAAGTCCTGGGATCTACAGCAGACAACAGTACAGGTGTGAAGAATGGGATGCAACAATAGCTTTGTTACAAGtcagttcatatcttgatgtaTGCATCACAATATCAACACAGTTTTGATACACTgtaaaacacagaacaaaaaaaacaatgatttcttctatattatttttaatgctaataatctataaagcacttttcactaaagaagacatatgaccatatgtttttttcccccctcccctcacaaAAGAAATGTGGCCATGACCAGTTTCTCCTTGTGCTGTGGCCCAAACCACAGATGGatgtccattttcttctgtctctcctctcttgggCAAATGGAGCAGCCGCTCAGACCTGTCACATCTCTGGTAAGTGTCTGGGGGGAACAGTGTGAATGAGGAACAGGCTCTCTCCTGCCTTCTCCACACTCCCATCCACTTTGTTCCAGAACAGACCGGATTGCACTTAAGtacttttcatttaatttatctttatttatgcaaGGAGAGGTCAATGAGAGTACCAAACTCGTTTTCATGAGTgctctgttaaaatacagaacaatacaaacaaacaaaacaaataactacataggtccatttaaaacattaaaaacaggtgcaggggtgattataaatgtttatcaccagattattagtGGATTTGTGGTACCAATGGATCCAGTTTtgtatgtccttgaaatgtagcAAAGTAACTATAAGTATAACTATCAATacgttttttggtttgttttttttgtccagtttttagacgtagacaatcatgaaatcctgtattaaaagttcatgtataaagttcaacaaacaagtgagatattcaggtgAGGTGGATatatgggggtggcagcatcatgttgtggggttgtttttctgtaggagggactggtgcacttcacagaGTAGATggtgtgatggaaatttaagtatattcatgttgtgaagaaaatattcttagCGTAAGTCTTTGTGTAAATGCAGAAACCCAGACCAGATAGTAACATATGTGAAGGCTTTGTCCCATCCTCCAGGAAAGCCTTTGTTGTCTTATCTGTCctcaagtgtaaaagttcattatatCATGGgtctgaaacaaaagtcactctgcttggaaatgtatgtagctttgtaaTTCTGGTgtaaatactcagagctcagatgctggGGACTAGAGGGGAGAGATGCTCTAAGAGAGAGACAAGTAGACTCGTTTGGGACGATGGAAGGCTGCTGgggtggccagggcaggcctgggccagGTTCTGTCCATATCTGttgtaacaaaaaatacatttttttgcatttcaaaactcaccaggctttgcaaatggattacttttcatctagaattatCATTCATCAAGAGAGAAattatttttccacaacaatggcaacatgaggaaagaacattatgtggaaatactgaagcatcATCTCAAGatatcagccaggaagttaaagcttgggtgcAGATAGGTCTTCCAAATGGAGAATGACCCAAACCCAATTACAaggtggcttaaggataacaaagtcaatgttttggagtggctaTCACAAggcagcctacaaacttggctcagttacaccagttctgtcaggaggaatgggccaaaattcctgcaactattgtgagaagcttgtggaactATATCCAAAACTTTTGaaccaagtcatacagtttaaaggcaatggtaccgcataataattaaatgtaccggtatgtaaacatctgagtTTGAAGAACGTAATGAAAAAGTCTCAAAaaattctggcatttagcaaatagaaatcattttggtaatcctaaatgacctaaaacaggaaaggtttagtctgatttcatatcAGTGACAAAAATAagcatatgtgtgtttttatatagaatagtaaatttctggtttcaactgtacttCTGTtaagaaaggttgcttgaacaatttcttttggatgggatacaagatttgtttctattaaaaaaatgacaattttgattttaaactaacataattctgagatattttttaaaaggaCAAGTTTTATAAATATCCAAGCTATTTATAGATGTGACACTTTCAATCAATGCACCATTTAGTGTaaaaagatttgtagcttgcacatcacatatttaaaaaaataaataaatcatatacttagtttaATTTGCACTGAATGGTAATTTAAGATATTTGAGGGAATTttagatttcattaaaatcttgcagCAGTTTAGAATCGCTTGCTCCTATTTGAACTGCAGTTTTGGACACATTGCTCATAAAACCAAATTGAAGTCTAGAGCTGTCACCTGATATACAAGCTCAGCTGCAACAAAGTTTGAGAAGAAACCTCATAATTACAAGAATAGACATTGTGTTAACAGAACATGTTTCTAAAAATATTACTAAGACACGACTACACCTGCTGATAAATACAAACTGTGGTCTAAACAATTGACAACCATGAGTAGCTCCACAtcagaaaatgaaaacaaacaaacagctcTACTGATATCAGGCATTTCAAACGTTAATCTTACTTTTTGGCCAGAGCTCGCCTCTCTTCAGGGGTATAATCCAAAGATCCAATTGCCCCTTCTCCCTTCGTTGGCATGAATCCGATAATGGCCAACAAAGCCGTtcgaactggacaaaaaaatgcAGTTAGTAGTGTAGTGTGAGATTATGAACAGATATGCTTCACAATGTGCTTGGGGTCAGAGTTCAAGCCCAGTCTGTGCTGTGGCACCAGGTAACACAAAATACTTCTCAATGAATTAAATGTACTTAATAATGTGGCCTGTACATGCTAGAAgaaattttatttgttttttcttgcaaGTTCAGTCCTCATTTGCACCCATTGTTTTCAAATTGTTTCTAGCACATTTTGGTCCACTGCATCTTAGTATAAAAGgaacaaaccttttttttgtttgatttgtttttcctTGTAATATTGAATGAATATATGTGAATGTGGGAGAGACCTATAGAATCTCTTTTGCACACTTACTGCTCCACGACGGCTGCCATGTCTCTGGGTGGTGGCCGGAAATGCTGAGACAAATCTTCTTCCCAACTTCAAATCTCCCATTTGGCTGCAACAAAGCAATAAAGGAACATGTACACAAATGATTTTTAATAACATATGAAGGGGGTGGGAAAAAGGGTAGAACATATGAAGCTATGAATTATGTTTTTCTAAGGCCTATATCCAGGAAGAGATTGTAATCACAAATCTATTGAGGGCGGGGGTGTCATAGGCTTTAATGGACAAATGAAGAGATTCTGACAGCTGCTAGAGCTTACAATGTCCATGTGTGTGATGAATATGGACATGCATGCATTTCACCTCTGATATAATGCGACAACCGCATACATGCGTGCGCACACACGCATGCATGcacgcacacgcacatacacacacatatatatacggGGGGTGGGGTCTTACAGTGAGGAGGATGATGCTGGGGGGCTTCATGGGGTACTCTGGAGGCAGCACGATCCGGCCGTGGTACACCCCCCCATCAAAGTCCGAGTCCGGGGGGCCTCGCACGGAGAAGTGCCACTCGAACAGGTTGTCCTAGTGGAGATACACAAGTCACATCACATCCATCACTTCATGCGCCTGAGGGGAGAGGTTTGTGGTGGGACATTGTGTACAAGAGCCAGAGGGCTTCCAGGAACAAAAAACACTAGCGGATTGCCACACAGTCAACCACACAAATTAACAAGTTACTTAGATGTTGCCTTTCAACACTAAACATTACCTCATTATAGTGTCACTTAATATTGTAATGGACTAATTGCTGTCCAATATGCaaatacagaaacagaaacTTTTTTCTCACAAATAAGTACCGGTATTCTGTTTTTCCTCCAGTatgtgtattgtaaaagcagaactttgtgacaaaaatatgacataagaAAGAGGCATGTGTGCCATTATATGATTGATGCTTCTAAAGCAAAGagttctaaagctgtgctagTGACATGTGGATACTAGCAATGTGCCAAAGAGTTTCTGAGAACTAGGAACAAGTTAGATTTAACTTCCTACTTAGTCCTTTCATGGCTTAAAAAtcaggtaggtaggtaggtaggtaaaCTCTGTAGGCTACTTGTGTGGATGATTCTTAGAGAACATTCTTCTACTGGACAAGCTGAACAGACCTCTAGTGGCTGAGCATGGTAGTGCTCTGTGGACTCTCTCAGCTCCACCGCTTCCTTCATCAGTCTCTTCACCGCTGCagtcataaaaacagaacaaggaTTAGTTCAGCTTACAACAACAGAGCTAATTTAAAGTGCGTATTATTACAAATGCTTAACCTAACACAATAACTGTCCAGCAGATAATACAGCATGTATCTTCTTCCATCTTCTTCTTCATAAGTACAATTACTAGAAGTTGACAGTATATACAACACAGTATGATGAAGTGAAGTGATCAAGCTGCTGTGCAGGGGTCAACTGCCGCCTGAGGTTTGGTTAAACACATCAAGAAACATCTGGTAGCTTTAATGATGTGTCCAGGCCAAACAGACATCTAGACAGACCCTCACATCCACTGGGCTGGTTGGGTTTATAATTAGTGCCTTCAAGGAAGAGGTCATGGATCATCTCAGTTTGAAAAGATTCAAactgagatggaggaggagctaCTGGCCTAAGTGGATTTAGCTTATGAAGGGAATTTACCAAACTACTAACTTTTGGACCATGATTTGGACCAGTTTTTTTAAGTGTCAGAAAAGTGCATAGTGGCCCGCTGGCTGAAAGTGTTTGGAGCAGACTCATAATCCAGCTCTCACATCACATTATGTAACATGTGGAGTGAACCATCACAGGGTATCCAC
This sequence is a window from Periophthalmus magnuspinnatus isolate fPerMag1 chromosome 24, fPerMag1.2.pri, whole genome shotgun sequence. Protein-coding genes within it:
- the ube2j1 gene encoding ubiquitin-conjugating enzyme E2 J1, coding for MASNMERKYNLKSPAVKRLMKEAVELRESTEHYHAQPLEDNLFEWHFSVRGPPDSDFDGGVYHGRIVLPPEYPMKPPSIILLTPNGRFEVGKKICLSISGHHPETWQPSWSIRTALLAIIGFMPTKGEGAIGSLDYTPEERRALAKKSQDFCCEACGCSMRSVLLTVSPNSSRSPEVQKAQELAQQISFKAEANVSRQASEDNPPALAVMDLPEPVAVLPESAAPESEPVTLPPESEVPHPEQVEPSAAPLGRPLSPRQRRQQQHSRQAQREPSRAAFTGPRQAPDSHTGSAVLIVLLTLALATLIFRRIYLAQDYRLDLDL
- the LOC117392830 gene encoding gamma-aminobutyric acid receptor subunit rho-2-like yields the protein MSPYAALVPLILVLLVAQAAHGRRDWGRNKRWSASSESPKLGSPLSKKVLDGTKMRSEKSSHLLSIDEHDFTLRPAFAGPAVPVGVDVQVESLDSISEVDMDFTMTLYLRHYWRDERLSFPSSINKSMTFDGRLVKKIWVPDVFFVHSKRSFIHDTTTDNIMLRVYPDGQVLYSLRVTVTAACNMDLSRFPLDSQTCTLELESYAYTDEDLMLYWKSGDESLSTDERISLSQFLIQKFHTTSRLAFYSSTGWYNRLYINFTLRRHIFFFLLQTYFPATLMVMLSWVSFWIDRRAVPARVSLGITTVLTMSTIITGVNASMPRVSYIKAVDIYLWTSFVFVFLSVLEYAAVNYLTTVRDGRDRQLREQNDDCSCSLPQIRTMMLDGSYSEAETNSLAGYTRAVAPEDSSHKQEQMVVRLALDHLPPEEANRPPRDFRILQNTHTIDTYSRMIFPGVYILFNLIYWCVYC